The Chryseobacterium sp. G0186 genome includes the window TTATTGATCTATTACTTCAGAAATTTTTTCACCCCTATTATTGTTTTTCTTCCAACCGTCTTCTCTGTATTACTGGCTTTATTGGTATTGTATTTTATTAAGGATAAAATTTCAGCCATCTCATTAAGTGTAGGGGCCATTCTTATCGGAATTACCATAGATTATGCCCTGCATATTCTTACTCATTACAAGCATAATAATAATATTGAGGAACTGTACAAAGAAATAACCCAGCCTATTGTATTGAGTAGTGCAACCACTGCCGTTTCGTTTTTGTGCCTGGTTTTTGTACGTTCTGAAGCCTTAAAAGACCTGGGGCTTTTTGCAGCTATTACAGTTATTTTATCTTCCATCACAGCACTGATTATTGTTCCCCAGCTTTATAAACCTAAACAGAATAAGGAAAAACTCAGTACCAACTTCATCGACAAAATAGGATCTTATCCCTACGAAAAAAACAAGCCTCTGATTATTGGCTGTTCAGTGATCATCATCGCATGCCTTTTTGGATTCAGACATGTAGGCTTCAATGAAGATATTGGAGATCTGAACTATATTCCAAAGGAAATGAAGATCAGTGAGGCCAAGCTGCAGAAGCTATCAGACATTACCTCCAAATCCATTTATACAATCTCCTACGGAAATTCTGAAGAGGAAGCTCTAGCCCGAAACTCACAGCTGAGTAATTTCCTTGAGGAAGAGAAGAAGGATGGTAAAATCCTAAGTTATAATTCTATTGGAAGCATTGTTTTATCTGAAAAAGACCAGCAAAAGAAAATTGAGGCATGGAGCAACTTCTGGAGTGATCAGAAAAAGAACCAAACCGTTTCAGAACTTATAAGCAATGGAAATAAATTTGGATTCAATAGCTCTGCATTTGATAATTTTAATGAGTCTTTACATAAAAACTATTCAACACTGAGCCTTAAGGATTATGAAAAAGTGAAAGCTCTTCAAATCTCAGAATTCATGAGCAATGAAAATGGTTTTTATACGGTTTCCAATGTGGTGAAGGTTGATGAAAAGAAAAGAGACACCTTTATCAAGGATATTGAAAAAAAACATAATGCCCTTGCCATTGACCGTCAGCAGATGAATGAAAACTTTTTAGGTTTATTAAAAAGAGATTTCAATACGCTGATCAACTATTCTCTTTTGGCCATTGTTTTAACGATTATTGTGTTCTTTAGAAACTTTGAACTGACCATCCTTACCATGTTCCCCATTGTTTTAACGGGTGTGGTAACCGCCGGTATTCTTTATTTTCTGGGCTTGGAATTAAATATTTTCAGTACGGTAGTCTGTACATTGGTCTTTGGGGTAGGAGATGATTTCAGTATTTTCCTTACCCAGGCTATGCAAAAGGAACATACCACAGGAAAGAATGAACTTCCAACGTATAGAACCTCTATTATTTTGGCGGTATTCACTACTATTCTGTCCATTGGTTCTCTAATTTTCGCCAAGCATCCTGCTTTACATTCATTGGCTTTGGTAGCCTTAATCGGGATGTTTTCTGTAATTATTATAACCTCTACCCTATATCCGTTTTGGTTTAGACTGTTGATCACCAACAGATCAAAAAAAGGACTTTCTCCTATTACATTCAGACTTCTGGTACGAGCAGTATTCTCATTCTTATATTATGGACTGGGCGGATTGATATTCTCTGCATTTGGAAGTATTTTCGTTAAAAATGCGAAAGGAAAGACATTAGATATTATCAAATTAATTCTGGCTAAGTTTTTAACGTCTGTTCTTTATTCAACTCCTTTTGTAAAGAAAAAAGTGATTAGAAATCCGGCTGAGGACTTTAGCAAACCGGCTGTCATTATTGCCAACCACACCTCTTTTCTGGATACACTGGCCATCGCAATGGCAACGCATAAAATCATTTATTTGGTGAATGATTGGGTATACCAGTCTCCGGTTTTTGGAAGATTGGTAAGAGCACTGGGCTTTTATCCGGTTTCACAAGGCATTGAAAATGGGATGGACAAACTGAAGGAAAAAATAGATCAGGGATATTCCCTTGTTGTTTTCCCTGAGGCAGAACGTTCTTACAGCAATGATGTCAAGAGATTCCATAAAGGAGCATTTTACCTTGCTGAGCAATTCGGACTGGATGTTCTTCCATTATACATCCACGGAAATTCTGAAGTATTACCAAAAGGGGATTTCAT containing:
- a CDS encoding MMPL family transporter; translation: MHRFFIFLYYLISKNKILSVFTALGIALLCLFFASKINFEEDINQIIPKNEKSDLTAKVLKQLNFSDKIIVIIENKSNEDSFQLSETADTFLQKIEPLQKYIGSVQGKVNDNEISETFDFVNQNLPLFLNENDYKEIERRLQKDSIAQQVENNYISLVSPTSLVTKEFIKKDPLGITFLGIKKLNALNISKDFKLEDSYIVTKDGKNLLLFIDPKNKSNDTKANENFVDQLDTIKDNINKQFKGKTEISYFGSPVIAVANAKQIKKDIQNTVVISMTVLLVLLIYYFRNFFTPIIVFLPTVFSVLLALLVLYFIKDKISAISLSVGAILIGITIDYALHILTHYKHNNNIEELYKEITQPIVLSSATTAVSFLCLVFVRSEALKDLGLFAAITVILSSITALIIVPQLYKPKQNKEKLSTNFIDKIGSYPYEKNKPLIIGCSVIIIACLFGFRHVGFNEDIGDLNYIPKEMKISEAKLQKLSDITSKSIYTISYGNSEEEALARNSQLSNFLEEEKKDGKILSYNSIGSIVLSEKDQQKKIEAWSNFWSDQKKNQTVSELISNGNKFGFNSSAFDNFNESLHKNYSTLSLKDYEKVKALQISEFMSNENGFYTVSNVVKVDEKKRDTFIKDIEKKHNALAIDRQQMNENFLGLLKRDFNTLINYSLLAIVLTIIVFFRNFELTILTMFPIVLTGVVTAGILYFLGLELNIFSTVVCTLVFGVGDDFSIFLTQAMQKEHTTGKNELPTYRTSIILAVFTTILSIGSLIFAKHPALHSLALVALIGMFSVIIITSTLYPFWFRLLITNRSKKGLSPITFRLLVRAVFSFLYYGLGGLIFSAFGSIFVKNAKGKTLDIIKLILAKFLTSVLYSTPFVKKKVIRNPAEDFSKPAVIIANHTSFLDTLAIAMATHKIIYLVNDWVYQSPVFGRLVRALGFYPVSQGIENGMDKLKEKIDQGYSLVVFPEAERSYSNDVKRFHKGAFYLAEQFGLDVLPLYIHGNSEVLPKGDFIIYDGSITVKVGERISKDDLSFGKNYSERTKKINAYFREEFAKLREEIEDENYFKNKLFLSYLYKDNEVVTEVKKDFKTNKSVYFELNKHIAADANILHISNDFGQKDFLLTLYQASRRIFSLIKNDEKHVVAAHNYLVKRRKINYIKDLSEVNKQIDVLLVSDDNFTINDLQTLPETIIFMNTENTSFESSNYALKFSSESLKVFKTK